From Fusobacterium varium:
AACTCTTTAAATGATTTTTTTCTTCTTTAATACGTTAAAATTTTATCTTTTTATAAAAAATAAAAATTGATTATTTTATTTTTTCATGATATATATTACTTATTAGGAATAAAGGCATTTTTAGTATTTTTTATTCTAAATTATATGTACGTCTTTATACATAAAAAAGAACTCTAGTTTTTTTACTTTAATTTTCTAGTTTTTTAAAATTCTTTTTTCTATTCTTTTCTCTTTATCCTTTTCGTTTTTTATTTCACTCTGCTTAACTCCTCTTAACTATTAATTTTCTATAATTTTTTCTATAATAATAATTATAAACTTTTCAGTTAAGGAGACAATAATGGAATATATAACTAAAGATTATTTAGAAAAACAAGGATTTTATCAGCTTAATAGAAATCTTTTCAATAACAATGCCTATCGCAGAAAAATCACAAAATTAAAAACTATTAAAAATCAAAAAATAAAAGTAACTGCTATTGAAGAAACATTGAGTGATACATCCAAACTTCTTTATACTATTTTACTGAATCAATATAATCGTTCTTTAGAAAATGGATGGTTTGATTCTGAGGGAAGAATATATATAAAATTCTCTGTAAATAAACTAGCTCAATATATGGGAAAAAGCAGGGATACTATTATAAAATATAAAAAAGAACTTGAAAACAATAAATTAATAAAAATAATTTCTGATAAAAGTAATCGCAGTGATTATATTTTTTTAGGAAAGTTAAAAGTAATTTCTTTGAAAGAAGAAAAAGAAAATAGTAAATATGAAAAAGTAAAAACTATTATTTCAACATTTAAAGCTGAAGATATGCAGTCGACATCTTCATGCATATCACTCGATATAGTCGACTCAGGATTGGTCGATAATATCGACTCTATAAAACTAACTAATAAAACATATAATAAAACTACTACTGATAGTTTTAAAATAAATCCTTTAAATTTTTCTATAGAAAACAATAGTAGTAAATTTTTATTTCTCAATAAAAAAGAATATAAAAATATGAATGATACTACCAAATTAAATATAATAAATACTATTCCTAATATTACAGAAGATGTATTCAAAAAAATATATGTCCTCACAGAAAAAGAATTAAAATTTGGAAAAATAAAAAATTTTAATGCTGTATTGTATAAAGGATTGAAAGGTGAATGGATATATTCAGAAAAAATTAAAATAAATAACTCTGCTTTAGATGAAGAAAAGAAAATAAAAAGAGAGTATAACTACTATATTGAGTATTTTCAATGTACAGGAAATTTTGAAGAGGCATTTGAGAAATTTAAAAATGCAATTAAATTATATTCTCCTGAAATATATAATTCATATCTAACCTCTTTTGAAACAATAAAAAATATAAATATATAAAAGATTAAAGGAGGTTTTTATAAAAAAATTATTTAGAATTTTAGAAGTATTATTATCTAATTTTTATTCAAATATATATTTTTATATAAAAAAATACCTAAAATCTTAGTTAGCTAAGATTTTAGGTACTATATAAATTTATTAAAACTCCATACTATTTTTTATTTATTAAATCTTACTTACATCAAATACATCTAGTTTATCTTCTTCAATATGTCCATCCTGCATTCTAAGTATAGCATTAATTGTATCTAAAGCTGTCAATACATCTACTCCATACTCTATTGCTGTTCTTCTCATTTTGAATCCATCTCTTTGAGCATCATTTGCTTTTGTTGGTGTATTTATCAGTAGATCTACTTCTCTATTTTTCAATATATCTGATATATTTGGTGATGGTTCATCTATTTTATTTACTATTGTTGCCTCTACTCCATTTTCTGCCAAGAATTTCTGTGTTCCTTTTGTTGCATATAGAATTGATCCATGCGCTATCAAACTCTTAGCTATTGGTAAAAATTCCTCTTTATCTTTATCTCTGATTGTCACAAGTATCTTTCTGTCTTTTATAAGATGTACTCTGTTAGCTCCTAGCAATCCTTTATAAATAGCTTCATCAACATTATTTCCTACTCCCAATACCTCTCCTGTTGATCTCATTTCTGGTCCTAATGATACTTCTACACTCGATAATTTTTCTGTTGAGAATACTGGTACTTTTACTGCTACTACATTTGGTTTCTTATAAATTCCTGTTCCATATGCCATATCTTTAAGTTTTTCTCCCAAGGCTACTCTTGTTGCTATTTCAATAACTGGTACTCCTGATACTTTTGAAATATATGGAACTGTTCTTGATGATCTTGGATTTACTTCTATTACATAAAGTTTATGTTCATATGCAATAAACTGAATGTTCATCATTCCTTTTACTTCCAGAGCCTTCGCTATTCTCTTAGTTATTTCTAAAAGTTCAGCTTCTGTTCCTTCGTATAAGTTTTGCTGAGGATAAATAGTAATTGAATCTCCTGAGTGAACTCCAGCTCTTTCCAGATGCTCCATTACTCCTGGAATAAGTATATCTTCTCCATCACATATAGCATCTACTTCCAATTCTATTCCATTTAGATATTTATCTATCAATACTGGATTTGAAGGATCTCTGTCAAATGATGCTTCTAAATATTTTACTAGATTGTACTCATCATGACAGATTTCCATTCCCTGTCCTCCAAGTACATATGATGGTCTTACTAATACTGGATATTTTATCTCATTTGCTATTTCTATTCCATGAGCTACATCCCATACTGCTCTTCCTTTTGGTCTTGCTATATTTAAAACCTCCATCATTTCTTCAAATCTTTCTCTGTCCTCTGCTTCATCTATTTTGTCTGCGCTTGTTCCTATGACTTTGATTCCTCTGTCGCTTAAATCATTTGCTAATTTGATTGCTGTCTGTCCTCCAAATTGAAGTATTACTCCTTCTGGTTTCTCTTTTTCAAGTATATTCATTATATCTTCTGTTACCAGTGGTTCAAAGTATAGTTTATCTGCTGTTGAAAAATCTGTTGATACTGTTTCTGGATTATTATTGATTATTATACTTTCTATTCCTAACTTTTTCAATGTCTTTACTGCATGAACTGTACAGTAGTCAAATTCTATTCCCTGACCTATTCTGATTGGTCCTGAACCTATTACTACAATTTTTCTTCTATCAGATACTTCCACTTCATCATATTGGTCATATGTTGAATAAAAATATGAAGAATCTGCAGCAAATTCCCCAGCACAAGTATCTACCATTTTGTATACTGGCTCTATATGGAGATATTTTCTTTTTCTTTCAATATCTTTTTCAGTAACTCCCATTAAAGAAGCAATTCCTTTATCTGAGAATCCTTTCTTTTTAAGATTTCTTAAATATGTTTCATCTAAGTTCTTAAATTCTGTATCTTTTAAAATTTCTTCCTGCTTAACAATCCACTCAATTTTTTCCATAAAGAATTTATCAATTCCTGTTATCTTTTGCAGCTTTTCTTTGATATATCCTCTTCTCAGCATTTCTGCAACTATAAAGATTCTTTCATCATCTGGTTTTACTACTGCTGCTTTTAATTCTTCCATAGTCATTTTTTTAGCTACTGGATGTTCTAAGTTATATCTTCCAATTTCCAATGATCTGATACCTTTCAAAAATGCTGCTTCAAAGTTATTCCCTATTGCCATAACTTCTCCTGTTGCCATCATTTTTGTACCAAGTTTCTTATCAGCTTTTTTGAATTTATCAAATGGCCATTTAGGTATTTTTACAACTATATAATCAAGAGCAGGTTCAAAGCAGGCAAAAGTTTTTCCAGTTACTTCGTTCTTTACTTCATCCAGCAAATATCCCAATGATAATCTTGTTGCCACTCTTGCTATTGGATATCCTGTTGCTTTAGAAGCTAATGCTGATGATCTTGATACTCTTGGATTAATCTCTATTATTGCATATTCAAATGATTTTGGATGCAGAGAAAATTGTACATTACATCCTCCTATAACCCCTATTTCATTTACTATTTTGATAGCAGAAGTCCTAAGCATTTGATACTCTCTGTCAGATAAAGTTTGAGAAGGTGCAACAACTATTGAATCTCCAGTGTGAATTCCTACTGGATCAATATTTTCCATATTACATACTGTTATACAATTTCCATCTTTATCTCTTATTACTTCATATTCAATTTCTTTCCATCCTAAAATAGATTTTTCAATAAGAACTTGTCCTACTCTTGATAAAGCTAGTCCTTTCATAAGTATATCTTCAAGCTCTTTAGGATTATATGCAAATCCACCACCAGTTCCTCCAAGTGTATAAGCAGGTCTTACAACTACCGGATATCCTATTTCTCTAGCTACTTTAAATCCATCTTCAAGATTTTCAACAATTTTACTTTGAATAATAGGTTCTCCTATTTTCTCCATAGCTTCTCTGAATAGTTCTCTGTCTTCTCCTCTTTTTATGGATTCAATAGGTGTTCCTATTACTTTTACCCCATATTTTTCAAGAATACCTTTTTCAGATAGTTCCACAGCCATGTTTAATGCTGTCTGCCCTCCCATTCCTGCAAGAATAGAGTCAGGTCTTTCTTTGGCTATCACTTTTTCAACAAAATCTGCTGTAATTGGTTCAATATATATTCTGTCAGCTACTGCTTTATCTGTCATTATTGTTGCTGGATTAGAGTTTATAAGTACAACCTCTATTCCCTCTTTTTTTAATGTTTCACAAGCTTGAGTTCCTGAATAGTCAAACTCTGCTGCCTGTCCTATTATGATTGGTCCTGAACCTATTACTAATGTCTTTTTTATAGACTTATCTAACATTTTATTCCTCCCTCAAACTTTAAATTAACCTTCTATAACTTGCAAGAAATCATCAAATAAATAATCAGAATCAGATGGTCCAGGCCAAGCTTCTGGATGATATTGTACACACATTATTCTCAATTCATTACTTTTCATTCCCTCAATAGAATTGTCATTCAGGTTTATATGAGTCACTTTCATAGCTTCTGGTACATTATCTACAACATAACCATGATTTTGTGATGTTATAAATATTTTATTTTTTTCTAAATCTTTAACTGGATGGTTACATCCTCTATGTCCATATTTTAACTTAGTTGTTGATCCACCTAATGCCCATGCTAAAAGCTGATGTCCCAAACATATCGCAACTATTGGAAGTTTTCCTACTATCTTTTTTATTTCATTTATTACTTCTGTAAGATCTGCTGGATCTCCAGGTCCATTTGAAAGAAATAGTCCATCAAGGTTATAGTTCATTATTTCCTCAGCAGTTGTATTCCAAGGGAAAACTACCATGTGACAGTTTCTTTTCTTAAAGCTTCTAAGTATATTTCTTTTGATACCAAAATCCATTACTCCAATTCTTTTTCCTGTACCTGGTATCTCATAAATTTCTTTTGTACTTACTTTACTTACAGCATCTTTATTACAAAATTTTTCAAAATGTTCATCTATTTCTTTTTGAGTAAGGTCTTGAGAAGTAATTATAGCTCTCATAGCTCCCTCTTCTCTTATTATTTTTGTAAGCTGTCTTGTATCTACACCTTTAAATGCTACAACTTTATTTTGTCTTAAAAAACCATCTAAAGTCATTTCACATCTAAAGTTATTTGGAAGTTTTGCATCTTCTTTAATTACAAATCCCTTCAGATGTATTTTAGAAGATTCCATATCTTCTAAATTTATTCCATAATTCCCTATCATAGGATATGTCATTACTACTATCTGTCCGCAATAAGAAGGATCTGTTAAAAGTTCCTGATATCCTGTCATTCCTGTATTAAAAACAAGTTCACCAACAGTTTCACCTAACTCTCCAAAAATCTTTCCTTCAAAACTCATACCATTTTCAAGAATAAGTTTTCCTTTCATTTGACCTCCCGTAATTTAAAAGTTTTCCTAAAAAAAAAGATACAACAGTTTGTCATACCTTTTTTAAGATAAATATATGTGAATTAATTTTAAAGACAATATTCCTATAAAAACTTTAAAAACAAATGTAAAAGAATTGAAAATAGAATCATTTATCTTCTTTAATGATAAAATTTTTATTCCTT
This genomic window contains:
- a CDS encoding carbamoyl phosphate synthase large subunit, which produces MLDKSIKKTLVIGSGPIIIGQAAEFDYSGTQACETLKKEGIEVVLINSNPATIMTDKAVADRIYIEPITADFVEKVIAKERPDSILAGMGGQTALNMAVELSEKGILEKYGVKVIGTPIESIKRGEDRELFREAMEKIGEPIIQSKIVENLEDGFKVAREIGYPVVVRPAYTLGGTGGGFAYNPKELEDILMKGLALSRVGQVLIEKSILGWKEIEYEVIRDKDGNCITVCNMENIDPVGIHTGDSIVVAPSQTLSDREYQMLRTSAIKIVNEIGVIGGCNVQFSLHPKSFEYAIIEINPRVSRSSALASKATGYPIARVATRLSLGYLLDEVKNEVTGKTFACFEPALDYIVVKIPKWPFDKFKKADKKLGTKMMATGEVMAIGNNFEAAFLKGIRSLEIGRYNLEHPVAKKMTMEELKAAVVKPDDERIFIVAEMLRRGYIKEKLQKITGIDKFFMEKIEWIVKQEEILKDTEFKNLDETYLRNLKKKGFSDKGIASLMGVTEKDIERKRKYLHIEPVYKMVDTCAGEFAADSSYFYSTYDQYDEVEVSDRRKIVVIGSGPIRIGQGIEFDYCTVHAVKTLKKLGIESIIINNNPETVSTDFSTADKLYFEPLVTEDIMNILEKEKPEGVILQFGGQTAIKLANDLSDRGIKVIGTSADKIDEAEDRERFEEMMEVLNIARPKGRAVWDVAHGIEIANEIKYPVLVRPSYVLGGQGMEICHDEYNLVKYLEASFDRDPSNPVLIDKYLNGIELEVDAICDGEDILIPGVMEHLERAGVHSGDSITIYPQQNLYEGTEAELLEITKRIAKALEVKGMMNIQFIAYEHKLYVIEVNPRSSRTVPYISKVSGVPVIEIATRVALGEKLKDMAYGTGIYKKPNVVAVKVPVFSTEKLSSVEVSLGPEMRSTGEVLGVGNNVDEAIYKGLLGANRVHLIKDRKILVTIRDKDKEEFLPIAKSLIAHGSILYATKGTQKFLAENGVEATIVNKIDEPSPNISDILKNREVDLLINTPTKANDAQRDGFKMRRTAIEYGVDVLTALDTINAILRMQDGHIEEDKLDVFDVSKI
- a CDS encoding carbamoyl phosphate synthase small subunit; this encodes MKGKLILENGMSFEGKIFGELGETVGELVFNTGMTGYQELLTDPSYCGQIVVMTYPMIGNYGINLEDMESSKIHLKGFVIKEDAKLPNNFRCEMTLDGFLRQNKVVAFKGVDTRQLTKIIREEGAMRAIITSQDLTQKEIDEHFEKFCNKDAVSKVSTKEIYEIPGTGKRIGVMDFGIKRNILRSFKKRNCHMVVFPWNTTAEEIMNYNLDGLFLSNGPGDPADLTEVINEIKKIVGKLPIVAICLGHQLLAWALGGSTTKLKYGHRGCNHPVKDLEKNKIFITSQNHGYVVDNVPEAMKVTHINLNDNSIEGMKSNELRIMCVQYHPEAWPGPSDSDYLFDDFLQVIEG